The Salinibacterium sp. M195 genome includes a window with the following:
- a CDS encoding MarR family winged helix-turn-helix transcriptional regulator gives MDDRENSVEPAPSALDSMLCFGLYAAARATNRRYTVLLAPWNLTYPQYLVLILLWERSSSTVSELAESLMLDLGTTSPLIRRLETRGLVTRERSTADERRVLVAVTPEGLALREELAHIPGCIAEATGITRPEFASALSTLHHVTTNLSAAPVAGDHLSERQN, from the coding sequence ATGGATGACCGAGAGAACTCAGTAGAGCCGGCACCATCCGCCCTCGACAGCATGCTCTGCTTCGGCCTCTATGCCGCTGCTCGTGCCACAAATCGTCGCTACACTGTGCTCCTCGCGCCGTGGAATCTCACCTACCCGCAGTATTTGGTGCTCATCCTGCTCTGGGAACGCTCATCGTCAACCGTCAGCGAGCTCGCGGAGAGTCTGATGCTCGATTTGGGCACCACTTCGCCCCTGATCCGGCGGCTCGAAACCCGCGGTCTAGTGACTCGGGAGCGCTCGACGGCTGACGAACGGCGTGTGCTGGTGGCCGTCACCCCCGAGGGACTCGCCCTTCGGGAGGAGCTCGCCCACATCCCCGGGTGCATTGCTGAGGCAACCGGCATCACCCGTCCCGAATTTGCTTCAGCCCTCTCGACGCTTCACCACGTCACCACCAACCTCTCGGCAGCGCCCGTTGCCGGAGATCATTTGTCTGAAAGGCAGAACTAA